The Halocalculus aciditolerans genome includes a window with the following:
- a CDS encoding ATP-binding protein produces MTFYDREAELDTLTDARESPGSDFIVVYGRRRVGKTELLKEFCADRPHIYFLAAQEAEHRQREKFLDQIAGHFDERVPRIDGWDEAFEYLGEQLQQEDLVIVIDEFPYLVAENDSLPSYVQGFVDQELDGTDSMLVLCGSSVSTMESEILGHESPLYGRRTAQLDVTPFSFRQAREVISYDIQDAIRSYAVTGGTPMYLTLFDYTQSLAANIRSHVLSPSAVLYNEPEFLLRTELRNPARYMSILEAVALGHTTPNEISGATGIDAGPLSKYLQTLRRLRLIERDVPVTASGKKSKRSRYRVADEFLRFWFRYVEPNRSSIEEAPEIVYDGTIQPDLPTHVATTFEDVCQEAVWEGIRRGTFDTYSEVGRWWYGEEEIDIVGLAPNEDRVLLAECKWTTDPVGEDLVESLRAKAEHVRWGPADRDERFALFSKSGFVDGLEEHLDDSWSLLSVTDIDDLLTPA; encoded by the coding sequence ATGACCTTCTACGACCGGGAGGCGGAACTCGATACACTCACCGACGCGAGGGAGTCCCCTGGTTCGGACTTCATCGTCGTGTACGGGCGACGTCGCGTCGGGAAGACGGAGCTCCTCAAAGAGTTCTGTGCTGACCGTCCCCACATTTACTTCCTCGCCGCGCAGGAGGCCGAGCATAGACAGCGAGAGAAGTTCCTCGACCAGATCGCAGGCCACTTCGACGAGCGCGTCCCGCGAATCGACGGGTGGGACGAGGCGTTCGAGTATCTCGGGGAGCAACTCCAGCAGGAGGATCTCGTCATCGTCATCGATGAGTTCCCGTATCTCGTTGCAGAGAACGATTCACTCCCGTCGTACGTGCAAGGGTTCGTCGACCAGGAGCTCGACGGGACGGATTCGATGCTCGTCCTCTGTGGGTCGAGCGTGAGTACGATGGAGTCAGAGATCCTGGGCCACGAGAGTCCACTGTACGGGCGACGAACGGCGCAGCTCGACGTGACGCCGTTTTCGTTTCGACAAGCCCGAGAGGTCATCTCGTACGACATCCAGGATGCGATTCGCTCGTATGCCGTCACGGGTGGTACCCCGATGTACCTCACGCTGTTCGACTACACGCAGTCGCTCGCGGCGAACATTCGGTCGCACGTGCTGTCACCGTCTGCGGTGCTGTACAACGAGCCGGAGTTCCTTCTGCGGACCGAGCTTCGGAACCCGGCGCGGTACATGAGCATTCTCGAAGCGGTCGCGCTCGGTCATACGACACCGAACGAGATCTCCGGCGCAACGGGGATTGACGCGGGACCTCTCTCGAAGTATCTCCAGACACTGCGCCGACTCAGGCTCATCGAGCGAGACGTCCCAGTCACGGCTTCGGGGAAGAAATCGAAGCGGTCGCGGTACCGGGTGGCCGACGAATTCCTTCGGTTCTGGTTTCGGTATGTCGAGCCGAATCGATCCAGTATCGAGGAGGCACCGGAGATCGTATACGACGGGACAATCCAGCCGGACCTCCCAACGCACGTCGCAACCACGTTCGAAGACGTGTGTCAAGAAGCCGTCTGGGAAGGGATTCGACGCGGCACGTTCGACACGTACTCGGAGGTTGGTCGCTGGTGGTACGGGGAGGAAGAGATCGACATCGTCGGGCTGGCACCGAACGAGGACCGAGTGCTCCTCGCCGAATGTAAGTGGACGACAGATCCAGTTGGGGAAGACCTCGTCGAGAGCCTCCGAGCGAAGGCCGAGCACGTCCGGTGGGGACCGGCTGACCGAGACGAACGGTTCGCCCTGTTCTCCAAAAGCGGGTTCGTCGACGGGCTCGAAGAACACCTCGACGACTCCTGGTCACTGCTCAGCGTAACGGATATCGACGATCTCCTCACGCCAGCGTGA
- a CDS encoding Eco57I restriction-modification methylase domain-containing protein, with protein MGGDARRNEQIDAVIQQLTRDGHNIPSPFSKRELYRTAADVGIAVWKPDVKARFTDRVLDQLHYEWDPVSQSFIPAVTEELVDDIQLAASTITPSFDTELSESLRTRVEAWCDLHGFDTFETGTVQRTVARHAVLSVLLKAALYEWYQHRGDVPPLSETIQQAFRNASERTDNPAFDTFVLDDIAELADETVLASVVTHRDRLLYSNQPAADIGRIYAAVTPSEYRQSLGQFRTPPEIAEAMQSWAARGDCHLLDPGMGAGILSSSYHPRWVLNTEPAHVNGIDRSPLSLVMGATALTLSGQANKPQTSDFLDVRPDDLQRDVEGVVCNPPYTSGDALPKQYKDRINANIEESTGIEISARSPLYTYFLYHARSFLSSGDRAAFLTPDSFLTRAYGTSLKQFLLDEFSIKALVQFNPDGDSVFEDAQVTALLSFLETSATGEESLTRFIRVDESVDASTLRDAVRNGDQGETEWGTINHVPQADLADRENWAALFAPCDVDTSALTSLNELATIHRGKSTGDVNFFCLTRNDVDEYGISEEHLSRLIRQPAVVTGYDFTAEDWENLRGAGEEVWLLDPDELPKIKNCQYDFEHQVLFDPDSLPRNSDDEVLNIVSYLRESVHKSLRANVIDKRQYWYRPRRQPSPQVLVQDAGRDGFRFVLNETSARNINNFRGFFDVHLDETELKALLAYLNSPVAARVIQTQTQTQQGGYEKLSISALHGLPVIDPTSLANPIVTTLADLFDELRETARNDGDCEAVLHRLDSVLQQVI; from the coding sequence GTGGGAGGAGACGCACGTCGGAACGAACAGATAGACGCCGTGATCCAGCAACTCACGAGAGACGGTCATAACATTCCGTCACCATTCTCGAAACGAGAACTGTACCGCACTGCCGCCGACGTCGGAATTGCAGTGTGGAAGCCAGACGTCAAGGCGCGATTCACTGACCGAGTGCTTGATCAACTCCACTACGAATGGGACCCAGTCTCCCAATCATTCATTCCTGCAGTCACGGAGGAGCTCGTCGACGACATTCAACTAGCAGCTAGTACCATCACCCCGTCATTCGATACGGAATTGTCGGAGTCACTTCGCACACGAGTTGAGGCGTGGTGCGATCTCCACGGTTTCGATACGTTCGAAACCGGGACGGTGCAGAGAACTGTCGCGCGGCACGCCGTCCTGAGTGTTCTACTGAAAGCGGCATTGTACGAATGGTATCAGCACCGGGGTGATGTTCCGCCTCTTTCAGAGACGATACAACAGGCGTTTCGAAACGCGAGTGAGCGAACAGATAACCCGGCGTTCGATACGTTCGTTCTCGACGACATCGCCGAGTTAGCTGATGAGACCGTACTTGCCTCCGTAGTTACTCACAGGGATCGCTTGCTCTACTCCAACCAACCAGCTGCAGACATCGGCCGGATCTACGCGGCAGTGACACCGAGCGAATACCGACAGTCGCTGGGGCAGTTCAGGACACCCCCCGAAATCGCGGAAGCCATGCAGTCTTGGGCCGCCCGCGGTGACTGTCACCTCCTCGATCCGGGGATGGGGGCAGGAATACTGTCGAGTTCGTACCATCCACGCTGGGTTCTGAACACTGAACCAGCGCACGTCAACGGAATCGACCGCAGCCCTCTCTCACTCGTTATGGGTGCGACTGCGTTAACCCTCTCCGGACAGGCGAATAAACCACAGACAAGCGATTTCCTCGATGTTCGGCCGGACGACCTACAACGAGACGTCGAGGGTGTCGTCTGCAATCCGCCGTACACAAGCGGTGACGCGCTACCAAAGCAGTACAAAGACCGGATTAACGCGAACATAGAGGAATCAACGGGGATCGAGATCAGTGCTCGGTCACCGCTCTACACGTACTTCCTGTACCACGCTCGCTCGTTCTTGTCCTCGGGTGACCGTGCGGCGTTCCTTACACCGGACAGCTTCCTCACGAGGGCGTATGGCACATCACTCAAACAGTTCTTGCTTGATGAGTTCTCGATCAAGGCACTCGTCCAATTCAACCCCGACGGTGACTCGGTTTTTGAGGACGCGCAGGTCACTGCCCTCCTTAGCTTCTTAGAAACGAGCGCCACCGGCGAGGAGTCCCTCACGCGGTTCATTCGTGTCGACGAGTCTGTTGATGCGAGTACCCTTCGTGACGCGGTCCGGAACGGTGACCAAGGTGAGACTGAGTGGGGAACGATCAATCACGTGCCGCAAGCGGATCTCGCGGACAGAGAAAACTGGGCGGCGTTATTCGCGCCGTGCGACGTCGATACAAGCGCACTCACGTCCTTGAACGAGCTCGCCACAATCCATCGCGGGAAATCCACCGGTGATGTGAATTTCTTCTGCCTCACCAGAAACGACGTTGATGAGTACGGAATTTCAGAAGAACACTTGTCACGACTCATTCGTCAACCAGCGGTCGTCACTGGCTACGACTTCACCGCCGAAGACTGGGAGAACTTACGAGGTGCTGGCGAGGAGGTGTGGCTGCTCGACCCAGACGAGCTGCCAAAAATCAAGAACTGTCAATACGACTTCGAGCATCAGGTACTGTTCGACCCGGACTCGCTCCCGAGGAACAGCGACGATGAAGTACTGAATATCGTGTCGTACCTACGGGAGAGTGTACACAAGTCCCTCAGGGCAAACGTAATCGACAAGCGTCAATACTGGTATCGGCCACGTAGACAACCCTCGCCACAAGTCTTAGTGCAAGACGCAGGGCGGGACGGATTCAGGTTCGTCCTCAACGAGACCTCGGCGCGGAACATCAATAACTTCCGTGGGTTCTTTGACGTACATCTCGACGAAACGGAACTGAAGGCATTACTCGCGTACCTGAATAGTCCCGTCGCAGCACGAGTGATTCAAACCCAAACGCAAACGCAGCAAGGCGGCTACGAAAAACTCAGCATTAGCGCCCTGCATGGCCTCCCGGTAATCGATCCGACCTCGCTGGCGAACCCAATCGTAACGACGCTGGCTGACTTATTCGATGAGCTGCGCGAGACTGCGAGAAATGACGGTGATTGTGAAGCGGTGTTGCATCGTCTCGATAGCGTGCTTCAACAGGTGATTTGA